A genomic window from Lineus longissimus chromosome 17, tnLinLong1.2, whole genome shotgun sequence includes:
- the LOC135501848 gene encoding glutamate receptor 2-like has product MEVNMASMYILLLFGLVQLGLAQISSDKALVRVKRQGVNLTVTSVLSPPFLMEVKGAAASGYDRYEGFIKDILHEISKKIGMAYTLKVRVDNSYSGMITQLVNKEVDMAVGPITITSQRAAKVDMTKPFMNAGITIMMNRRDAVSELSSHSYSLDVVLRPFGPVVWVCIILAAFVVIGCFYLINRFDPNEKHACRHGDKKKETESEGEKELPFSFLACLWMVLGGLTIQGYTKRPQSAAALVLFFAWWVFCLIVFAFYVGGIMKSGIYGTTNPGRVSKFKSFDDLVRQTEVQFGTVDGGSTFQFFRTSKVEVYQRAARMMTMVPTLSEGVERVRKSRYALLAESPYVEYVSTKKPCNTMQVGGLLNSFGYGFGLPKGSPHKDAVNAAILQLQEDQILQMLFNKWWNEFEPCTKVSQPRESINDMDREQLYVASSLSMGNVGGVFIIFFVGIFLAMIVMLLEILVHRRRQAKKLDTPKEEKKDEQLLQEVAEA; this is encoded by the exons ATGGAGGTGAACATGGCCTCCATGTATATTCTCCTCCTCTTTGGATTAGTCCAGCTAGGATTAGCGCAAATATCTTCTGATAAAGCTCTTG TGCGTGTTAAGAGACAAGGGGTTAATCTCACTGTCACTTCTGTACTG TCGCCACCGTTCCTGATGGAGGTGAAGGGCGCGGCGGCCTCGGGGTATGACCGTTATGAAGGTTTCATCAAAGACATCCTTCACGAGATCAGCAAGAAGATTGGTATGGCGTACACGCTGAAAGTTAGAGTGGATAACAGTTACAGTGGAATGATTACTCAGTTGGTCAATAAG GAGGTTGATATGGCAGTTGGTCCGATTACCATCACCTCACAGAGAGCGGCAAAGGTCGACATGACAAAGCCATTTATGAATGCCGGGATCACCATCATGATGAATAGAAGGGATGCCGTATCTGAACTGTCATCTCATTCATACTCTCTGGACGTTGTCCTGAGGCCATTTGGGCCTGTAGTTTGGGTTTGCATCATACTGGCTGCCTTTGTA GTGATCGGTTGTTTTTACCTCATCAACCGCTTTGATCCCAATGAGAAACACGCCTGCAGACACGGAGACAAGAAGAAGGAGACTGAGTCCGAGGGAGAAAAGGAGCTACCGTTTAGCTTCCTTGCTTGTCTCTGGATGGTCCTTGGTGGACTTACCATACAGG GATACACCAAAAGACCCCAGTCAGCAGCAGCATTGGTTCTGTTCTTTGCCTGGTGGGTGTTCTGCCTGATCGTGTTTGCCTTCTACGTGGGTGGCATCATGAAGAGTGGAATCTATGGCACCACCAATCCGGGGCGTGTCAGTAAGttcaaatcatttgatgatTTAGTCAGACAGACCGAGGTGCAGTTTGGAACTGTGGATGGTGGATCAACGTTCCAGTTCTTTCGAACAAGCAAAGTTGAG GTGTATCAGCGAGCTGCaaggatgatgacgatggtgCCCACATTGTCTGAGGGAGTTGAGAGGGTAAGAAAGAGTCGATATGCACTTCTGGCAGAGTCTCCTTATGTGGAATATGTG TCTACGAAAAAACCCTGCAATACGATGCAAGTTGGTGGTCTATTGAACAGCTTTGGATATGGTTTCGGCCTGCCGAAAGGCTCACCGCACAAAGATGCAGTCAACGCAGCCATCTTGCAGCTTCAAGAAGATCAAATCCTCCAGATGCTGTTCAATAAATGGTGGAATGAATTCGAACCATGTACGAAAGTCTCTCAGCCGAGGGAATCTATCAATGACATGGACAGG GAGCAATTATATGTAGCCAGTTCTCTCTCCATGGGCAACGTTGGTGGGGTATTCATCATCTTCTTTGTGGGAATCTTCCTCGCAATGATCGTCATGCTGTTGGAGATACTTGTTCACAGACGCAGACAGGCAAAG